The genomic region ACCGGCCAGCAGGGGCGCCGGGTGTCTGAGCGCGCGCCTATAAGTGGTTTGGCGATCTGTGAAGTGCGGCGCGCGCGAGTTCCGGCGCGCCGAATGGCCGGTTCCCCCGGCGAGCGCAGCGCGGGCCCCACAGGACTACTTGGACTGCGGCCGGAGCGTCAGATCGAGCGCCAGATACAGGGTCTTGCTGAACGGAAAAAGGACCAGCGGCCCCGCGATCATGAGGATGACGCCGGCCCACTCCAGCGTCCTCCACGGTGGGTTCGGCCAGGTCATCGCCAGCGCCAGCACGAACAGCCCCGCGAACAACGCGAACAGCACCGT from Gemmatimonadales bacterium harbors:
- a CDS encoding DUF983 domain-containing protein, whose product is MIRNFMRALLLRCPRCGNSDIMISWFRFRDRCPNCDLDLNRDESGYQVGSYFIGITVLFALFAGLFVLALAMTWPNPPWRTLEWAGVILMIAGPLVLFPFSKTLYLALDLTLRPQSK